The following coding sequences are from one Lasioglossum baleicum chromosome 18, iyLasBale1, whole genome shotgun sequence window:
- the LOC143218210 gene encoding arrestin domain-containing protein 17 isoform X3 yields the protein MKSRLFSSSKDDGMHGLTSGGIYECSILSFVLICISVKVKGFADTCWTTDKQEMDERGQYREGTETVTAHEQYFETKYYLVGSASGSEIEVQSGEHKFPFQCVLPTNIPSSFESDFGYVRYIAKATLDRPWKFDQDVKSPFTVVQPFDLNQEQRASERIQEEMSKTFCCLCCASAPLTVNYSLPVRGYVPGQSMPVRINVENASGVTVDSVKLVLCKIVTFRATTPSIDTRTEEIVVAEVGKGPVEGGGTAEYEQNLDIPPLPPSNLANCGIIDLEYSLKVVACVSGWYHRNLSNNSLVFVGTIPLVNYQTPSAPPPDPTKPEIGWVAPEGLPTSNLYPNLPPPMYEESANGARSLWERGESEHVFGISNRFAPRYPVYNFAPVQ from the exons ATGAAGTCGAGATTGTTTTCATCTTCAAAGGATG ATGGAATGCACGGATTGACGAGCGGCGGGATTTATGAATGTTCTATTTTGAGTTTCGTTCTAATTT GCATTAGTGTGAAGGTAAAGGGTTTCGCGGACACCTGTTGGACAACGGACAAGCAGGAAATGGACGAAAGAGGACAGTACAGAGAGGGAACAGAGACGGTGACAGCTCACGAGCAGTATTTTGAAACGAAATATTACCTGGTTGGATCAGCTTCGG GCAGTGAGATCGAAGTGCAAAGCGGAGAACATAAGTTCCCGTTCCAGTGTGTTTTACCGACGAACATACCGAGCAGCTTTGAATCCGATTTTGGATACGTTCGGTACATCGCGAAAGCAACTTTGGATCGTCCATGGAAGTTCGACCAAGACGTGAAGAGCCCTTTCACGGTGGTACAACCGTTCGACCTTAATCAAGAGCAGAGGGCTTCG GAAAGGATTCAAGAAGAGATGAGCAAAACGTTCTGCTGTTTATGTTGCGCGAGTGCACCCTTAACCGTTAATTATTCTTTACCGGTTAGGGGCTACGTACCGGGACAATCGATGCCGGTAAGGATCAATGTTGAAAACGCATCGGGAGTAACAGTGGACTCTGTGAAACTCGTTCTCTGTAAG ATCGTAACTTTCCGTGCAACCACGCCGAGTATTGATACGAGAACGGAAGAGATCGTAGTAGCGGAAGTTGGCAAGGGCCCTGTAGAAGGGGGAGGAACAGCTGAGTATGAACAGAATCTTGATATTCCCCCGCTGCCGCCATCGAACCTCGCGAATTGCGGGATCATTGACCTGGAATACAGTCTGAAGGTCGTGGCATGTGTGTCAGGATG GTATCACAGGAATTTATCAAACAACTCTCTCGTCTTCGTGGGTACCATACCATTAGTGAACTATCAAACTCCTAGCGCGCCGCCACCGGATCCGACGAAACCAGAAATTGGCTGGGTAGCTCCAGAAGGACTTCcaacatcgaatttatatcCGAACTTAC ctCCGCCGATGTACGAGGAATCGGCAAATGGCGCTAGGAGTCTCTGGGAACGTGGTGAATCCGAACACGTCTTCGGCATTTCGAATCGTTTTGCTCCGAGATATCCGGTTTACAATTTTGCGCCAGTTCAATGA
- the LOC143218210 gene encoding arrestin domain-containing protein 17 isoform X5, with translation MKSRLFSSSKDGISVKVKGFADTCWTTDKQEMDERGQYREGTETVTAHEQYFETKYYLVGSASGSEIEVQSGEHKFPFQCVLPTNIPSSFESDFGYVRYIAKATLDRPWKFDQDVKSPFTVVQPFDLNQEQRASERIQEEMSKTFCCLCCASAPLTVNYSLPVRGYVPGQSMPVRINVENASGVTVDSVKLVLCKIVTFRATTPSIDTRTEEIVVAEVGKGPVEGGGTAEYEQNLDIPPLPPSNLANCGIIDLEYSLKVVACVSGWYHRNLSNNSLVFVGTIPLVNYQTPSAPPPDPTKPEIGWVAPEGLPTSNLYPNLPPPMYEESANGARSLWERGESEHVFGISNRFAPRYPVYNFAPVQ, from the exons ATGAAGTCGAGATTGTTTTCATCTTCAAAGGATG GCATTAGTGTGAAGGTAAAGGGTTTCGCGGACACCTGTTGGACAACGGACAAGCAGGAAATGGACGAAAGAGGACAGTACAGAGAGGGAACAGAGACGGTGACAGCTCACGAGCAGTATTTTGAAACGAAATATTACCTGGTTGGATCAGCTTCGG GCAGTGAGATCGAAGTGCAAAGCGGAGAACATAAGTTCCCGTTCCAGTGTGTTTTACCGACGAACATACCGAGCAGCTTTGAATCCGATTTTGGATACGTTCGGTACATCGCGAAAGCAACTTTGGATCGTCCATGGAAGTTCGACCAAGACGTGAAGAGCCCTTTCACGGTGGTACAACCGTTCGACCTTAATCAAGAGCAGAGGGCTTCG GAAAGGATTCAAGAAGAGATGAGCAAAACGTTCTGCTGTTTATGTTGCGCGAGTGCACCCTTAACCGTTAATTATTCTTTACCGGTTAGGGGCTACGTACCGGGACAATCGATGCCGGTAAGGATCAATGTTGAAAACGCATCGGGAGTAACAGTGGACTCTGTGAAACTCGTTCTCTGTAAG ATCGTAACTTTCCGTGCAACCACGCCGAGTATTGATACGAGAACGGAAGAGATCGTAGTAGCGGAAGTTGGCAAGGGCCCTGTAGAAGGGGGAGGAACAGCTGAGTATGAACAGAATCTTGATATTCCCCCGCTGCCGCCATCGAACCTCGCGAATTGCGGGATCATTGACCTGGAATACAGTCTGAAGGTCGTGGCATGTGTGTCAGGATG GTATCACAGGAATTTATCAAACAACTCTCTCGTCTTCGTGGGTACCATACCATTAGTGAACTATCAAACTCCTAGCGCGCCGCCACCGGATCCGACGAAACCAGAAATTGGCTGGGTAGCTCCAGAAGGACTTCcaacatcgaatttatatcCGAACTTAC ctCCGCCGATGTACGAGGAATCGGCAAATGGCGCTAGGAGTCTCTGGGAACGTGGTGAATCCGAACACGTCTTCGGCATTTCGAATCGTTTTGCTCCGAGATATCCGGTTTACAATTTTGCGCCAGTTCAATGA
- the LOC143218210 gene encoding arrestin domain-containing protein 17 isoform X2 → MVMDFFNELLTNLFYDGMHGLTSGGIYECSILSFVLICISVKVKGFADTCWTTDKQEMDERGQYREGTETVTAHEQYFETKYYLVGSASGSEIEVQSGEHKFPFQCVLPTNIPSSFESDFGYVRYIAKATLDRPWKFDQDVKSPFTVVQPFDLNQEQRASERIQEEMSKTFCCLCCASAPLTVNYSLPVRGYVPGQSMPVRINVENASGVTVDSVKLVLCKIVTFRATTPSIDTRTEEIVVAEVGKGPVEGGGTAEYEQNLDIPPLPPSNLANCGIIDLEYSLKVVACVSGWYHRNLSNNSLVFVGTIPLVNYQTPSAPPPDPTKPEIGWVAPEGLPTSNLYPNLPPPMYEESANGARSLWERGESEHVFGISNRFAPRYPVYNFAPVQ, encoded by the exons ATGGTAATGGACTTTTTCAACGAACTATTAACTAATCTCTTCTATG ATGGAATGCACGGATTGACGAGCGGCGGGATTTATGAATGTTCTATTTTGAGTTTCGTTCTAATTT GCATTAGTGTGAAGGTAAAGGGTTTCGCGGACACCTGTTGGACAACGGACAAGCAGGAAATGGACGAAAGAGGACAGTACAGAGAGGGAACAGAGACGGTGACAGCTCACGAGCAGTATTTTGAAACGAAATATTACCTGGTTGGATCAGCTTCGG GCAGTGAGATCGAAGTGCAAAGCGGAGAACATAAGTTCCCGTTCCAGTGTGTTTTACCGACGAACATACCGAGCAGCTTTGAATCCGATTTTGGATACGTTCGGTACATCGCGAAAGCAACTTTGGATCGTCCATGGAAGTTCGACCAAGACGTGAAGAGCCCTTTCACGGTGGTACAACCGTTCGACCTTAATCAAGAGCAGAGGGCTTCG GAAAGGATTCAAGAAGAGATGAGCAAAACGTTCTGCTGTTTATGTTGCGCGAGTGCACCCTTAACCGTTAATTATTCTTTACCGGTTAGGGGCTACGTACCGGGACAATCGATGCCGGTAAGGATCAATGTTGAAAACGCATCGGGAGTAACAGTGGACTCTGTGAAACTCGTTCTCTGTAAG ATCGTAACTTTCCGTGCAACCACGCCGAGTATTGATACGAGAACGGAAGAGATCGTAGTAGCGGAAGTTGGCAAGGGCCCTGTAGAAGGGGGAGGAACAGCTGAGTATGAACAGAATCTTGATATTCCCCCGCTGCCGCCATCGAACCTCGCGAATTGCGGGATCATTGACCTGGAATACAGTCTGAAGGTCGTGGCATGTGTGTCAGGATG GTATCACAGGAATTTATCAAACAACTCTCTCGTCTTCGTGGGTACCATACCATTAGTGAACTATCAAACTCCTAGCGCGCCGCCACCGGATCCGACGAAACCAGAAATTGGCTGGGTAGCTCCAGAAGGACTTCcaacatcgaatttatatcCGAACTTAC ctCCGCCGATGTACGAGGAATCGGCAAATGGCGCTAGGAGTCTCTGGGAACGTGGTGAATCCGAACACGTCTTCGGCATTTCGAATCGTTTTGCTCCGAGATATCCGGTTTACAATTTTGCGCCAGTTCAATGA
- the LOC143218210 gene encoding arrestin domain-containing protein 17 isoform X4 produces the protein MVMDFFNELLTNLFYGISVKVKGFADTCWTTDKQEMDERGQYREGTETVTAHEQYFETKYYLVGSASGSEIEVQSGEHKFPFQCVLPTNIPSSFESDFGYVRYIAKATLDRPWKFDQDVKSPFTVVQPFDLNQEQRASERIQEEMSKTFCCLCCASAPLTVNYSLPVRGYVPGQSMPVRINVENASGVTVDSVKLVLCKIVTFRATTPSIDTRTEEIVVAEVGKGPVEGGGTAEYEQNLDIPPLPPSNLANCGIIDLEYSLKVVACVSGWYHRNLSNNSLVFVGTIPLVNYQTPSAPPPDPTKPEIGWVAPEGLPTSNLYPNLPPPMYEESANGARSLWERGESEHVFGISNRFAPRYPVYNFAPVQ, from the exons ATGGTAATGGACTTTTTCAACGAACTATTAACTAATCTCTTCTATG GCATTAGTGTGAAGGTAAAGGGTTTCGCGGACACCTGTTGGACAACGGACAAGCAGGAAATGGACGAAAGAGGACAGTACAGAGAGGGAACAGAGACGGTGACAGCTCACGAGCAGTATTTTGAAACGAAATATTACCTGGTTGGATCAGCTTCGG GCAGTGAGATCGAAGTGCAAAGCGGAGAACATAAGTTCCCGTTCCAGTGTGTTTTACCGACGAACATACCGAGCAGCTTTGAATCCGATTTTGGATACGTTCGGTACATCGCGAAAGCAACTTTGGATCGTCCATGGAAGTTCGACCAAGACGTGAAGAGCCCTTTCACGGTGGTACAACCGTTCGACCTTAATCAAGAGCAGAGGGCTTCG GAAAGGATTCAAGAAGAGATGAGCAAAACGTTCTGCTGTTTATGTTGCGCGAGTGCACCCTTAACCGTTAATTATTCTTTACCGGTTAGGGGCTACGTACCGGGACAATCGATGCCGGTAAGGATCAATGTTGAAAACGCATCGGGAGTAACAGTGGACTCTGTGAAACTCGTTCTCTGTAAG ATCGTAACTTTCCGTGCAACCACGCCGAGTATTGATACGAGAACGGAAGAGATCGTAGTAGCGGAAGTTGGCAAGGGCCCTGTAGAAGGGGGAGGAACAGCTGAGTATGAACAGAATCTTGATATTCCCCCGCTGCCGCCATCGAACCTCGCGAATTGCGGGATCATTGACCTGGAATACAGTCTGAAGGTCGTGGCATGTGTGTCAGGATG GTATCACAGGAATTTATCAAACAACTCTCTCGTCTTCGTGGGTACCATACCATTAGTGAACTATCAAACTCCTAGCGCGCCGCCACCGGATCCGACGAAACCAGAAATTGGCTGGGTAGCTCCAGAAGGACTTCcaacatcgaatttatatcCGAACTTAC ctCCGCCGATGTACGAGGAATCGGCAAATGGCGCTAGGAGTCTCTGGGAACGTGGTGAATCCGAACACGTCTTCGGCATTTCGAATCGTTTTGCTCCGAGATATCCGGTTTACAATTTTGCGCCAGTTCAATGA
- the LOC143218210 gene encoding arrestin domain-containing protein 17 isoform X1, with translation MGLKDFRIIFDNPWNTYYPGQTVSGNIIVVLDSTKKVRGISVKVKGFADTCWTTDKQEMDERGQYREGTETVTAHEQYFETKYYLVGSASGSEIEVQSGEHKFPFQCVLPTNIPSSFESDFGYVRYIAKATLDRPWKFDQDVKSPFTVVQPFDLNQEQRASERIQEEMSKTFCCLCCASAPLTVNYSLPVRGYVPGQSMPVRINVENASGVTVDSVKLVLCKIVTFRATTPSIDTRTEEIVVAEVGKGPVEGGGTAEYEQNLDIPPLPPSNLANCGIIDLEYSLKVVACVSGWYHRNLSNNSLVFVGTIPLVNYQTPSAPPPDPTKPEIGWVAPEGLPTSNLYPNLPPPMYEESANGARSLWERGESEHVFGISNRFAPRYPVYNFAPVQ, from the exons GCATTAGTGTGAAGGTAAAGGGTTTCGCGGACACCTGTTGGACAACGGACAAGCAGGAAATGGACGAAAGAGGACAGTACAGAGAGGGAACAGAGACGGTGACAGCTCACGAGCAGTATTTTGAAACGAAATATTACCTGGTTGGATCAGCTTCGG GCAGTGAGATCGAAGTGCAAAGCGGAGAACATAAGTTCCCGTTCCAGTGTGTTTTACCGACGAACATACCGAGCAGCTTTGAATCCGATTTTGGATACGTTCGGTACATCGCGAAAGCAACTTTGGATCGTCCATGGAAGTTCGACCAAGACGTGAAGAGCCCTTTCACGGTGGTACAACCGTTCGACCTTAATCAAGAGCAGAGGGCTTCG GAAAGGATTCAAGAAGAGATGAGCAAAACGTTCTGCTGTTTATGTTGCGCGAGTGCACCCTTAACCGTTAATTATTCTTTACCGGTTAGGGGCTACGTACCGGGACAATCGATGCCGGTAAGGATCAATGTTGAAAACGCATCGGGAGTAACAGTGGACTCTGTGAAACTCGTTCTCTGTAAG ATCGTAACTTTCCGTGCAACCACGCCGAGTATTGATACGAGAACGGAAGAGATCGTAGTAGCGGAAGTTGGCAAGGGCCCTGTAGAAGGGGGAGGAACAGCTGAGTATGAACAGAATCTTGATATTCCCCCGCTGCCGCCATCGAACCTCGCGAATTGCGGGATCATTGACCTGGAATACAGTCTGAAGGTCGTGGCATGTGTGTCAGGATG GTATCACAGGAATTTATCAAACAACTCTCTCGTCTTCGTGGGTACCATACCATTAGTGAACTATCAAACTCCTAGCGCGCCGCCACCGGATCCGACGAAACCAGAAATTGGCTGGGTAGCTCCAGAAGGACTTCcaacatcgaatttatatcCGAACTTAC ctCCGCCGATGTACGAGGAATCGGCAAATGGCGCTAGGAGTCTCTGGGAACGTGGTGAATCCGAACACGTCTTCGGCATTTCGAATCGTTTTGCTCCGAGATATCCGGTTTACAATTTTGCGCCAGTTCAATGA
- the LOC143218210 gene encoding arrestin domain-containing protein 17 isoform X6, producing the protein MDERGQYREGTETVTAHEQYFETKYYLVGSASGSEIEVQSGEHKFPFQCVLPTNIPSSFESDFGYVRYIAKATLDRPWKFDQDVKSPFTVVQPFDLNQEQRASERIQEEMSKTFCCLCCASAPLTVNYSLPVRGYVPGQSMPVRINVENASGVTVDSVKLVLCKIVTFRATTPSIDTRTEEIVVAEVGKGPVEGGGTAEYEQNLDIPPLPPSNLANCGIIDLEYSLKVVACVSGWYHRNLSNNSLVFVGTIPLVNYQTPSAPPPDPTKPEIGWVAPEGLPTSNLYPNLPPPMYEESANGARSLWERGESEHVFGISNRFAPRYPVYNFAPVQ; encoded by the exons ATGGACGAAAGAGGACAGTACAGAGAGGGAACAGAGACGGTGACAGCTCACGAGCAGTATTTTGAAACGAAATATTACCTGGTTGGATCAGCTTCGG GCAGTGAGATCGAAGTGCAAAGCGGAGAACATAAGTTCCCGTTCCAGTGTGTTTTACCGACGAACATACCGAGCAGCTTTGAATCCGATTTTGGATACGTTCGGTACATCGCGAAAGCAACTTTGGATCGTCCATGGAAGTTCGACCAAGACGTGAAGAGCCCTTTCACGGTGGTACAACCGTTCGACCTTAATCAAGAGCAGAGGGCTTCG GAAAGGATTCAAGAAGAGATGAGCAAAACGTTCTGCTGTTTATGTTGCGCGAGTGCACCCTTAACCGTTAATTATTCTTTACCGGTTAGGGGCTACGTACCGGGACAATCGATGCCGGTAAGGATCAATGTTGAAAACGCATCGGGAGTAACAGTGGACTCTGTGAAACTCGTTCTCTGTAAG ATCGTAACTTTCCGTGCAACCACGCCGAGTATTGATACGAGAACGGAAGAGATCGTAGTAGCGGAAGTTGGCAAGGGCCCTGTAGAAGGGGGAGGAACAGCTGAGTATGAACAGAATCTTGATATTCCCCCGCTGCCGCCATCGAACCTCGCGAATTGCGGGATCATTGACCTGGAATACAGTCTGAAGGTCGTGGCATGTGTGTCAGGATG GTATCACAGGAATTTATCAAACAACTCTCTCGTCTTCGTGGGTACCATACCATTAGTGAACTATCAAACTCCTAGCGCGCCGCCACCGGATCCGACGAAACCAGAAATTGGCTGGGTAGCTCCAGAAGGACTTCcaacatcgaatttatatcCGAACTTAC ctCCGCCGATGTACGAGGAATCGGCAAATGGCGCTAGGAGTCTCTGGGAACGTGGTGAATCCGAACACGTCTTCGGCATTTCGAATCGTTTTGCTCCGAGATATCCGGTTTACAATTTTGCGCCAGTTCAATGA